One Bartonella kosoyi DNA segment encodes these proteins:
- a CDS encoding phage tail protein — protein sequence MSEKVADAKVRLSLEDELTAPLKRVQKQFDTLSKKLSHSLGIPRFSAAVKNMTKSLHGVQSALGTAASRASVFTGVLGLAGGGLVASVTALTMKTMHLGDSLYHASHHLGMSVASLQLWGDAADNSGTSAELFQQSLAVLNRRSAQAYAGQKRGMMGFEALGISVKNASGKLKSNSLLLEEITDKMSKMKNQAQRQHIAALLFGGDGKEMASMLSQGMAPIKELFAKARKGKWLIGADVARYAADLSDKLGAFKKKIGGIASFIGARFMPVINDMVDGFSKLIDENRDLIQTTVASWAKTLRKVFQDLLNPTSDLRKGISDLTERIKGWFQWLEPLIGEITLFKVGLVALGSFIFGPLITALAAVGAAFVSLGYAMMTTPIGWLIGGIATLAVLYKYWDKLNGWIAASLAVVGTILIGSFIAAMVPAASAVAGLAVSLVTSLIPAITAVGSAFISLGVAIMTTPIGWIMAGIAALIGIGYLLYKNWDTVISFISKLWDSFASLCSNVFNNLLALFKNFSPLSWISKKINELIEWLFGVDLMEAGSNLIGGLWDGIKSKWNALSDWFSNQTQKLTSWIPGFGGKKSEFKATIDKTSTKTIKTFTNQTKAPVKRMLDTAVVTNTPPEKRKSGFNTGGVETRHMEAPNAKVGSLKAPKPITVHKPIEIDARVMISNLNISVPNGLKDEIRAAVNQALERYAKQQRLAIASSLSD from the coding sequence ATGAGTGAAAAAGTTGCCGACGCAAAGGTGAGATTGTCTCTTGAAGACGAACTCACCGCGCCTCTTAAACGTGTACAAAAGCAATTCGATACGTTGTCAAAAAAATTATCCCATAGTTTGGGTATTCCGCGCTTTTCTGCTGCTGTAAAAAACATGACAAAAAGTCTTCATGGTGTTCAAAGTGCTCTTGGTACAGCGGCAAGCCGTGCTTCGGTCTTTACCGGTGTCTTAGGGCTTGCTGGTGGGGGGCTTGTGGCAAGTGTAACCGCCCTCACCATGAAAACCATGCATCTGGGGGATAGTCTTTACCATGCCTCACACCATTTAGGTATGAGTGTTGCATCACTTCAATTATGGGGGGATGCAGCCGATAATTCAGGCACTTCTGCCGAGCTTTTTCAACAATCCTTAGCGGTTTTAAATAGGCGTTCGGCACAAGCATATGCCGGACAAAAAAGAGGCATGATGGGCTTTGAAGCGCTTGGTATTTCTGTCAAAAATGCTTCTGGCAAACTCAAATCAAATTCTCTCTTACTAGAAGAAATTACCGACAAGATGAGTAAGATGAAAAATCAAGCACAAAGACAGCACATTGCTGCCTTACTGTTTGGTGGAGATGGTAAAGAGATGGCATCCATGCTCTCACAAGGCATGGCACCCATTAAAGAGCTGTTTGCAAAGGCGAGAAAAGGAAAATGGCTGATAGGTGCCGATGTTGCACGCTATGCCGCAGATTTAAGTGATAAGCTTGGTGCCTTTAAGAAAAAAATAGGTGGTATCGCGAGCTTTATTGGCGCACGCTTTATGCCCGTGATCAATGATATGGTTGACGGTTTTTCAAAGTTGATTGATGAAAACCGTGACCTCATTCAAACAACCGTTGCGAGCTGGGCTAAAACCTTAAGAAAAGTCTTCCAAGATTTGCTTAATCCTACCTCAGATTTAAGAAAGGGCATCAGTGATCTTACAGAGAGGATTAAAGGCTGGTTCCAATGGCTAGAACCTCTGATTGGTGAAATAACTCTTTTCAAGGTGGGACTTGTCGCTCTTGGTTCCTTCATTTTTGGTCCACTCATTACCGCATTAGCAGCCGTGGGAGCCGCATTTGTTAGCCTTGGCTATGCTATGATGACCACCCCTATCGGTTGGCTCATTGGCGGTATTGCAACACTTGCTGTACTCTATAAATATTGGGATAAACTCAATGGCTGGATAGCAGCATCTTTAGCTGTAGTTGGAACAATTCTTATCGGATCATTCATTGCAGCAATGGTCCCGGCTGCTTCCGCAGTTGCGGGTCTTGCGGTATCTCTTGTAACTTCACTTATTCCAGCAATAACCGCCGTTGGTTCTGCTTTTATATCGCTTGGTGTTGCTATCATGACCACACCTATTGGCTGGATAATGGCTGGCATTGCAGCCCTTATTGGAATTGGATATCTGCTTTATAAAAATTGGGACACAGTCATAAGCTTTATAAGCAAGTTATGGGATTCTTTTGCGAGCTTATGTAGTAATGTTTTTAATAACCTCTTGGCGCTCTTTAAAAACTTTTCACCACTCTCTTGGATTTCGAAAAAAATCAATGAACTCATTGAATGGCTGTTCGGTGTCGATTTAATGGAAGCAGGCTCCAATCTGATTGGGGGATTATGGGATGGCATAAAAAGCAAATGGAATGCTCTGTCTGACTGGTTTAGCAACCAGACCCAAAAATTAACCAGTTGGATACCTGGCTTTGGAGGAAAAAAATCAGAATTTAAGGCTACAATCGACAAAACTTCAACGAAGACCATTAAAACCTTTACCAATCAAACCAAAGCCCCTGTCAAAAGAATGCTTGATACAGCCGTGGTTACAAATACCCCCCCTGAAAAACGCAAGAGTGGTTTTAATACAGGGGGCGTTGAAACAAGGCATATGGAAGCTCCAAATGCAAAAGTGGGTTCCCTCAAAGCTCCCAAGCCCATTACCGTTCATAAGCCGATAGAAATCGATGCCCGCGTGATGATTTCAAATTTAAATATTTCCGTCCCCAATGGTCTTAAAGATGAAATCCGCGCCGCCGTTAACCAAGCCCTTGAACGCTATGCCAAACAGCAACGCTTGGCTATAGCCTCTAGCCTTTCGGATTAA
- a CDS encoding GpE family phage tail protein, producing MMEMEPQELIFWRKQAAERYKTK from the coding sequence ATGATGGAAATGGAACCACAAGAACTCATATTCTGGCGAAAACAAGCAGCAGAAAGGTATAAGACAAAATGA
- a CDS encoding phage tail assembly protein codes for MTIQQSVTHQLLIPITFEGKEHTTITLQRPKTKDLQAIDKKEGVEQTIAMIARLSGWPHEAISELDINDLSSIGEILESFIKRRDTLTGKPPQNS; via the coding sequence ATGACTATACAACAAAGTGTTACCCATCAATTGCTTATCCCTATTACCTTTGAAGGAAAAGAGCACACCACAATTACCTTACAGCGCCCCAAAACAAAAGATTTGCAAGCCATTGATAAAAAAGAAGGTGTAGAGCAAACAATCGCTATGATCGCACGCCTTTCTGGATGGCCGCATGAAGCTATCAGTGAACTTGATATCAATGATTTGTCAAGCATTGGAGAGATCTTGGAGTCTTTTATCAAACGGCGGGATACCTTGACTGGGAAACCGCCGCAAAACTCATAG
- a CDS encoding phage major tail tube protein, with product MTVPVLPRVLKYFNIFVDGIPYQAKCESVTLPNLSLVVESYRGGGMDSSIEVDLGLETLTLSMTISDCSPELMALLGRTDVDISLRSSMQAQGTPAEGVVMTMRGLCKGFEMAEWQPGGKATSTATFTLQYFKYVQKDVEIVEIDVLNLIRKFNGVNQLAGHRENIGL from the coding sequence ATGACAGTCCCCGTATTACCAAGAGTTTTGAAATATTTTAACATTTTTGTCGACGGCATTCCCTATCAAGCAAAATGTGAAAGTGTCACCCTACCGAATTTGAGTTTGGTCGTTGAGAGTTATCGCGGCGGTGGCATGGATAGCTCCATTGAGGTTGATCTTGGTCTTGAAACCCTCACGCTTAGCATGACCATTTCTGATTGCTCTCCAGAATTAATGGCACTGTTGGGACGCACAGATGTCGACATCTCATTGCGCAGTTCAATGCAAGCACAAGGCACACCCGCAGAAGGTGTTGTCATGACCATGAGAGGACTTTGCAAAGGCTTTGAAATGGCAGAATGGCAACCGGGAGGCAAAGCAACTTCTACAGCAACATTCACATTGCAATATTTCAAATATGTCCAGAAAGACGTTGAAATCGTTGAGATAGACGTTCTCAACCTCATCAGAAAATTCAATGGCGTCAATCAACTCGCAGGCCACAGAGAAAACATAGGATTATAA
- a CDS encoding phage tail sheath subtilisin-like domain-containing protein, whose translation MATGFLHGVEVVEVDDGTRPLRAVQSAVIGIVGTAPDADEQAFPLNTPVLVAGSLSQAAKLDKTGKRQGTLPNALDLIFKQVGAIVVVIRVQEGDNENATLTNILGGVNANGAYEGVHAFIGAQSIVGQTPRILIAPGFTHQRPSSVNTENDETDATANPVAAELIGIAERLRAIVVLDAPNTTDEAALSTAKDFDSKRAILIDPFVKINRDGKIIEQPASAVVAGVIAKNDFTHGFWHSPSNKVINGIVGTARPIDFSIGDRSSRANLLNEQNITTIIRENGYRLWGNRTLSSDTKFAFLSVVRTADMINDAILRGHLWAVDRNIKKTYMHDVSESVNAYLRDLKAQGAILGGRCTPDLELNTASAIESGRVYFNVEFTPTTPAEHITFRSQIINDYLEEIF comes from the coding sequence ATGGCAACAGGTTTTTTACACGGTGTTGAAGTCGTTGAGGTTGACGACGGCACCCGCCCCCTTCGTGCGGTTCAGTCTGCCGTTATCGGAATTGTTGGCACAGCACCCGATGCTGATGAACAAGCATTCCCCCTCAACACACCGGTTTTGGTCGCAGGCTCTCTTTCACAAGCCGCAAAACTCGATAAAACGGGTAAGCGTCAAGGTACATTACCCAATGCCCTTGATCTCATTTTTAAACAAGTAGGAGCAATTGTCGTTGTCATCCGTGTGCAAGAAGGTGACAACGAAAATGCAACACTCACCAATATTCTAGGTGGTGTAAACGCAAATGGTGCTTATGAAGGCGTTCATGCTTTCATTGGAGCACAATCCATTGTAGGACAAACACCACGTATTCTGATTGCTCCAGGCTTTACACATCAACGCCCTTCCAGTGTGAATACTGAAAATGATGAAACTGATGCGACTGCCAACCCCGTCGCAGCAGAACTGATTGGCATTGCAGAGCGTTTGCGCGCTATTGTGGTGCTTGATGCTCCAAACACAACAGATGAAGCAGCCCTTAGCACAGCAAAGGATTTTGATTCAAAACGCGCTATTCTCATTGACCCGTTTGTAAAGATAAATCGTGATGGCAAAATCATAGAACAGCCCGCGAGTGCAGTGGTTGCTGGTGTCATTGCCAAAAATGATTTTACTCATGGCTTTTGGCATTCCCCTTCTAATAAAGTGATCAATGGAATTGTGGGAACTGCGCGCCCCATTGATTTTTCCATTGGTGACAGATCAAGCCGTGCCAACCTTCTCAATGAACAAAACATCACAACCATTATTCGCGAAAATGGCTATCGTCTCTGGGGCAATCGCACACTCTCAAGCGATACAAAATTTGCTTTTTTATCCGTGGTGCGCACCGCAGATATGATCAATGATGCTATTTTGCGCGGACACCTATGGGCTGTCGACCGCAATATCAAAAAAACGTACATGCATGATGTGAGTGAAAGCGTCAATGCTTATTTGCGTGATTTGAAAGCACAAGGCGCTATTCTTGGTGGGCGCTGTACGCCTGATCTAGAGCTTAATACAGCAAGCGCCATTGAAAGCGGCAGAGTCTATTTCAATGTGGAATTTACCCCGACAACACCCGCAGAACACATCACGTTCCGTTCACAAATCATCAATGATTACCTAGAGGAGATCTTTTAA
- a CDS encoding antA/AntB antirepressor family protein, which produces MAQYLIDIHKATIDGDIVQTVNARELHTFLEVGKKFADWITERINKYNLVENQDFVCFPILGSKGRGGHNRKDYHLTLSVAKELSMLENNKKGREARLYFIECERRLKQVATPQIVAPQVDYSKPEALLGVLNHLQRQIEKKDNTIAELTPKAEALEGLKRSDGLFGLIEAAKMLEVRPKDLTDYLRKHDWVYRRAPGAPLLPYQDKIKKGFMDCPAITIQRPDGTEKVLPSTKITSRGLACLREQIHGGVQ; this is translated from the coding sequence ATGGCGCAATATTTAATCGACATACACAAAGCTACGATTGATGGTGATATCGTTCAGACCGTTAATGCACGTGAATTACATACATTTTTGGAAGTAGGTAAAAAGTTTGCGGATTGGATTACTGAACGTATCAACAAATATAATTTAGTAGAAAATCAAGACTTTGTTTGCTTCCCTATTTTGGGAAGCAAAGGCAGGGGTGGTCACAATCGTAAAGACTATCACCTTACCTTAAGCGTAGCTAAAGAGCTTTCTATGCTTGAAAATAATAAGAAAGGTAGAGAAGCTCGTTTATACTTTATCGAATGTGAAAGACGGTTAAAACAAGTAGCAACACCACAGATAGTCGCTCCACAAGTTGATTACTCCAAACCCGAAGCATTACTTGGTGTCTTAAATCATCTACAAAGACAAATCGAGAAGAAGGATAACACCATTGCTGAATTGACTCCAAAAGCAGAGGCTTTAGAAGGCTTAAAACGTTCTGATGGTTTGTTTGGTCTTATCGAAGCAGCGAAGATGTTGGAGGTGCGACCAAAGGACTTAACCGATTACTTGCGTAAACATGATTGGGTCTATCGTCGTGCTCCAGGGGCGCCTTTGTTACCTTATCAGGATAAAATCAAAAAAGGCTTCATGGATTGCCCTGCTATCACCATTCAAAGACCGGATGGTACAGAAAAGGTACTCCCTTCAACGAAAATCACATCCAGAGGATTGGCATGTTTGAGAGAGCAAATCCATGGAGGTGTACAATGA
- a CDS encoding HigA family addiction module antitoxin gives MNDIPAQRDKNRCPTHPGKVLADIIPETGKTKLEIAQMLGISRQHLYDILKAKKPVSPAISACLGKMFGDGAAIWLRMQANYDAWHAERETDVSKVPTLTAREMNAQMEHSHS, from the coding sequence ATGAATGACATTCCTGCACAAAGAGATAAAAACCGCTGCCCTACTCATCCAGGAAAAGTTTTAGCAGATATTATTCCTGAGACAGGCAAAACAAAATTAGAAATTGCACAGATGCTCGGTATATCACGCCAACATCTTTATGATATCCTGAAGGCAAAAAAGCCTGTTTCTCCTGCTATTTCTGCTTGCCTTGGAAAAATGTTTGGTGATGGAGCTGCCATATGGTTACGTATGCAAGCCAATTATGATGCTTGGCATGCAGAACGGGAAACAGATGTTAGCAAAGTTCCAACACTAACAGCTAGAGAAATGAATGCGCAAATGGAACATAGCCATTCGTAA
- a CDS encoding type II toxin-antitoxin system RelE/ParE family toxin — protein MIKTFKSKTLAELFKTGNSSKIDKRLVKRIMVRLDRLDFSEKPEDMNLPGFNFHSLIGYSPTRYTVHVNGPWCITFEFDSCNAYRVDLEQYH, from the coding sequence ATGATTAAAACGTTTAAAAGCAAAACATTGGCAGAATTATTCAAAACGGGAAATTCATCCAAGATTGATAAGAGACTTGTAAAACGTATCATGGTTCGCCTTGATCGTTTAGATTTTTCTGAAAAACCAGAAGATATGAATCTTCCAGGATTTAACTTTCATTCTTTGATTGGATATTCACCCACTCGTTACACTGTCCACGTTAACGGACCATGGTGTATTACTTTTGAATTTGACTCATGTAATGCTTACCGTGTTGATCTTGAACAATATCACTAA
- a CDS encoding DNA adenine methylase, with translation MDTLCKEKLKSVDPISPAAAYIGGKRRLAKTIIKIIEDIPHSIYAEPFVGMGGIFFRRKLIPPTEIINDRLGDVVNFFRVLQRHYHPFIEFLEFQISSREEFQRLRSQNPETLTDLERASRFLYLQRLSFSGQVANRTFGVETDRGARFNALKLEDLLKLIYRRLAGVTIEHLDWTDFIVRYDRPNTLFYLDPPYWGVEDYYGKDLFKREDYQRMAILLAQLKGKFLLSLNDVPEVRKTFSQFTLKKINTFYSCNASNNAIPAKELIITNCEF, from the coding sequence ATGGATACACTTTGTAAAGAAAAATTAAAATCTGTTGATCCTATCTCACCAGCTGCTGCTTATATTGGAGGCAAAAGAAGATTAGCCAAAACCATTATCAAAATTATCGAAGACATCCCTCATAGCATTTATGCCGAACCTTTCGTTGGAATGGGTGGAATATTCTTTAGGAGAAAATTGATACCCCCTACTGAAATTATTAATGACCGTTTAGGAGATGTGGTGAATTTTTTTCGGGTGTTACAACGCCATTATCACCCGTTTATAGAGTTTTTGGAGTTTCAAATAAGCAGCCGTGAGGAATTTCAACGATTACGGTCACAAAATCCAGAAACGCTTACGGATTTAGAACGGGCTTCAAGGTTTTTATATTTACAGCGGTTAAGCTTTAGTGGTCAGGTCGCCAATCGTACGTTTGGAGTTGAAACAGACCGTGGTGCCCGGTTTAATGCTTTGAAACTTGAGGACTTATTAAAGCTTATTTATCGCCGTTTAGCGGGTGTTACCATTGAACATTTAGACTGGACTGATTTTATTGTGCGTTATGATCGTCCAAACACCTTGTTTTACCTCGACCCGCCTTATTGGGGTGTTGAGGATTATTACGGAAAAGATTTGTTTAAGCGGGAGGATTATCAGAGGATGGCTATACTGCTCGCACAATTAAAAGGGAAGTTTCTTTTGTCTCTCAATGATGTGCCAGAAGTTCGAAAAACCTTCAGTCAATTTACCTTAAAAAAAATAAACACGTTTTATTCGTGTAACGCCTCAAATAATGCAATTCCCGCTAAAGAGCTTATCATCACCAATTGTGAGTTCTAA
- a CDS encoding Bgr_08870 family protein, producing MTKTKKLDMELPQEGRFISSEFPILRENLNKLDQALVVVEEKVDEKAPLHHTHTISEITDLESVLNGKMAADKTFTFADLSDIEGAKDAANNYVLYKSSNNNFTFGSAVSLLGAHQHKTEDIVGLDDFRAKINQDLTSYGRLTSPNEWQSYNKFTSKVTMSGGLELLGNSPFSLIHNGETVTSLSTNGSTLKGPLRVDGDLVYTKAQVDALLDSLIKKRKEEYVEITMLQSGNIPWPDGVSDDTEIEITAWGAGGSGGQRGGGGGGECVTLKIQKRQLQNNDVITIGKGGYGDGANGGNTLVGSVLTARGGKGNNGYIGGNSGGGVSGGSGSMSNNESGFSGKSHAWHGGGGGGGGTNNGRGGNGGDSSYGGAGGGGSGGDGRVPNNGGNGGKSQYGGNGGNGAELGKGGGGGGGYRDGEDGTASGAGRGGDGAVKLKVFV from the coding sequence ATGACTAAAACCAAAAAACTCGACATGGAATTGCCACAAGAAGGGCGTTTTATCAGTTCTGAATTCCCAATCTTGCGCGAAAACCTCAATAAACTTGATCAAGCGCTTGTGGTTGTTGAGGAAAAGGTAGACGAAAAAGCGCCTTTGCACCACACGCATACCATAAGTGAAATCACAGATCTAGAAAGTGTCCTCAATGGCAAGATGGCAGCGGATAAAACCTTCACTTTTGCCGATTTAAGCGATATCGAGGGCGCCAAAGATGCCGCCAACAATTATGTGCTCTACAAATCAAGTAACAATAATTTTACTTTTGGCAGTGCTGTCTCACTGTTAGGTGCGCACCAACATAAAACCGAAGATATCGTGGGGCTTGATGATTTTAGAGCCAAGATCAATCAAGATCTCACAAGCTACGGTCGCCTTACAAGCCCCAATGAATGGCAAAGTTATAATAAATTTACCAGCAAAGTCACAATGAGTGGTGGCTTAGAACTTTTGGGTAATTCGCCGTTTAGCCTTATTCATAATGGTGAAACGGTGACAAGTTTAAGCACAAATGGAAGCACATTAAAAGGACCTTTGAGGGTCGATGGTGATCTTGTTTATACGAAAGCGCAAGTAGATGCTTTATTAGATTCTTTAATCAAAAAACGTAAAGAAGAATACGTTGAAATTACCATGCTGCAGAGTGGCAATATTCCCTGGCCTGACGGTGTCTCAGATGATACGGAAATTGAAATTACGGCTTGGGGAGCTGGCGGTAGCGGTGGTCAACGTGGAGGTGGTGGTGGCGGTGAATGTGTTACTCTAAAAATTCAAAAACGCCAATTGCAGAATAATGACGTGATAACGATAGGAAAAGGCGGATATGGAGATGGTGCTAATGGTGGCAATACATTAGTGGGGTCTGTTCTTACAGCTCGCGGGGGCAAGGGAAATAACGGTTATATTGGTGGGAATAGTGGCGGTGGTGTTTCAGGTGGTAGTGGCTCTATGTCCAACAACGAGAGTGGTTTTTCAGGAAAAAGCCATGCATGGCATGGAGGAGGAGGCGGTGGCGGTGGTACCAATAATGGTCGTGGTGGCAATGGGGGGGATAGTAGCTATGGTGGTGCAGGTGGAGGTGGTAGTGGAGGTGATGGTCGTGTACCTAATAATGGAGGGAATGGTGGAAAAAGCCAGTATGGTGGCAATGGAGGAAACGGCGCTGAATTAGGCAAAGGCGGTGGCGGTGGCGGCGGGTATCGAGATGGCGAGGATGGAACAGCAAGTGGTGCTGGACGGGGTGGAGATGGTGCAGTTAAATTAAAGGTTTTTGTATAA